A window of Chitinophaga sp. MM2321 contains these coding sequences:
- a CDS encoding aldolase/citrate lyase family protein, producing MQMRKSRVLRQLRAGKTTSCFKINLSDARVSEVAAISGFDCIWIDQEHIGQDWSIVAANIWATKAHNTDIMVRVSRGGYSDYIKPLELDATGIMVPHIMGLEDARKVIQMTRFHPIGRRPIDGGNTDGAYTSLDFNDYLKQANEERFIVLQIEDVEPLDELEAIAALEGFDMLFFGPGDFSQSIGAPGDWQNPKIIETRKRVAEVANKHGKFAGTVGSTDNLDELTAMGYHFVSIGADVVGLKNYCAGIVHAFNKTDKDANQNSYLENQTSNK from the coding sequence ATGCAAATGAGAAAAAGCCGGGTACTCCGGCAGCTGAGGGCCGGCAAAACGACCAGTTGCTTTAAAATAAATTTATCGGATGCAAGAGTGTCTGAGGTGGCGGCTATTTCCGGGTTCGATTGTATCTGGATAGACCAGGAACATATCGGCCAGGACTGGTCAATTGTTGCTGCAAATATCTGGGCAACAAAAGCGCATAATACCGATATAATGGTAAGGGTATCGCGCGGTGGATACAGCGATTATATTAAACCGCTGGAACTGGACGCTACCGGTATTATGGTGCCGCATATAATGGGACTGGAAGATGCCAGGAAAGTAATACAAATGACACGCTTTCATCCAATTGGCCGCAGGCCCATAGATGGTGGTAACACAGATGGTGCATATACCTCCCTGGATTTTAATGATTACCTGAAACAGGCTAATGAAGAAAGATTTATAGTATTACAGATTGAAGATGTTGAACCACTCGATGAGCTGGAAGCTATTGCCGCACTGGAAGGTTTTGATATGCTCTTCTTTGGCCCCGGCGATTTTAGTCAGAGTATCGGCGCTCCGGGAGACTGGCAAAACCCTAAGATCATTGAAACCAGGAAAAGAGTGGCTGAAGTAGCCAATAAACATGGCAAGTTTGCCGGTACGGTAGGAAGTACCGATAATCTTGATGAGTTGACTGCTATGGGGTATCATTTTGTAAGTATAGGGGCAGATGTAGTGGGCTTAAAGAACTATTGCGCGGGTATTGTGCATGCGTTTAATAAAACCGATAAGGATGCAAATCAAAATTCTTATTTGGAAAATCAGACATCAAACAAATGA
- a CDS encoding MFS transporter, with protein sequence MLGNSSVIDKPAIKKLAKGAWLVVALLSVVGALNYIDRSMITTMRSSIVEDMPMTDGQFGLLTSVFLWVYGLLSPFAGFLADRFKRSRVIIVSLFVWSAVTWLTSYVTTFEGLLATRALMGISEACYIPAALALIVDYHRGSTRSLASGIHIAGIMIGQSLGFVGGWIAEKHEWTFAFYIFGIIGIAYSIILAFTLKDAPVEKADIPAGEEATKVRFLEAIKDLFSRRAFIYMLFFWGLMGIVGWMIMGWLPTYYKEQFNLSQGMAGLYATGYFYPASIVGLLLGGFLADRWSKNNPRARVMVPVIGLCIAAPCVFIAGNTAILPVAIVFFMIYGVTRTFTDANMMPILCLVADPRYRATGYGVLNMFATIIGGAGLYAGGLLRDADINLGMIYRSAAFILIICAFLLYLVKPGTAEKAEQ encoded by the coding sequence ATGCTTGGAAATTCATCAGTTATCGATAAACCTGCGATTAAAAAATTGGCTAAAGGAGCATGGCTTGTTGTTGCATTACTTTCTGTTGTAGGCGCATTAAACTATATAGATCGCTCCATGATCACCACGATGAGGAGTTCTATTGTAGAAGATATGCCAATGACCGATGGACAATTCGGACTGCTGACTTCTGTTTTTCTATGGGTGTATGGTTTGCTAAGTCCATTTGCCGGATTTCTTGCGGACAGATTTAAGCGTAGCCGGGTTATTATCGTGAGTTTGTTTGTATGGTCGGCGGTAACCTGGTTAACTTCATACGTAACAACTTTTGAAGGCTTGTTAGCTACGCGGGCATTGATGGGGATCAGTGAAGCCTGTTATATTCCGGCGGCGCTGGCACTGATCGTAGATTATCACCGCGGGTCTACGCGTTCACTGGCTTCCGGTATTCATATTGCCGGTATTATGATCGGGCAAAGCCTGGGCTTTGTTGGTGGGTGGATTGCGGAAAAACATGAATGGACTTTTGCGTTCTATATTTTTGGCATTATCGGCATAGCTTATTCAATTATCCTGGCATTCACGCTGAAGGATGCTCCCGTGGAAAAGGCGGATATACCTGCCGGGGAAGAGGCGACTAAGGTCAGGTTTTTAGAGGCTATTAAGGACTTGTTTAGCCGGAGAGCTTTTATCTACATGCTTTTCTTCTGGGGATTGATGGGCATAGTAGGCTGGATGATTATGGGATGGTTGCCCACGTATTATAAAGAACAGTTTAATCTTTCACAGGGAATGGCTGGTTTGTATGCTACAGGCTATTTTTATCCGGCCTCCATTGTTGGATTACTGTTAGGAGGATTTTTAGCTGACCGCTGGAGTAAAAACAATCCCAGGGCGCGGGTAATGGTGCCTGTAATCGGACTTTGCATAGCAGCGCCCTGTGTATTTATAGCGGGCAATACGGCCATCCTTCCGGTTGCCATTGTTTTTTTTATGATTTATGGTGTCACACGTACATTTACAGATGCGAATATGATGCCTATCCTTTGCCTGGTGGCAGACCCCCGTTATCGTGCTACGGGGTATGGGGTGCTGAATATGTTCGCTACAATTATTGGCGGAGCCGGATTGTATGCAGGTGGCTTGCTGCGTGATGCAGATATAAACCTGGGAATGATATACCGGTCTGCTGCTTTTATTTTGATTATCTGTGCTTTCCTGTTGTATCTGGTGAAACCTGGAACTGCTGAGAAGGCGGAACAGTAA